From a single Drosophila sulfurigaster albostrigata strain 15112-1811.04 chromosome 3, ASM2355843v2, whole genome shotgun sequence genomic region:
- the LOC133844275 gene encoding LOW QUALITY PROTEIN: PHD finger protein rhinoceros (The sequence of the model RefSeq protein was modified relative to this genomic sequence to represent the inferred CDS: deleted 2 bases in 2 codons) produces the protein MSQRGKRGNQQQLQPPQQPPQQQQRQDVEPQPPPTKRRKGRPPNGAPTAAAATTATAATTAATATAAANAASSSSTAGTGTALEQHEHSPQAKSATTKLPGKAKSASKCKSQGNNSNSNNNTNNSNNSGSNSTWQARSVADIKMSSIYNRSSTEAPAELYRKDLISAMKLPDSEPLANYEYLIVTDQWKQEWEKGVQVPVNPDSLPEPCVYVLSEPIVSPAHDFKLPKNRFLRITKDEHYSPDLHCLTNVVALAENTCAYDIDPIDEAWLRLYNGDRAQCGAFLINETQFERVIEELEVRCWEQIQVILKQEEGLGIEFDENVICDVCRSPDSEEANEMVFCDNCNICVHQACYGITAIPSGQWLCRTCSMGIKPDCVLCPNKGGAMKSNKSGKHWAHVSCALWIPEVSIGCVDRMEPITKISSIPQSRWSLICVLCRERVGSCIQCSVKTCKTAYHVTCAFQHGLEMRAIIEEGNAEDGVKLRSYCQKHSMSKGKKEGASASSHHHHHTSAASSMQKNNKFASTGAAAGDGSNTPGGGKGEDHRRRKNHHRKNDMTSEERNQARAQRLQEVEAEFDKHVNINDISCHLFDVDEDAIVAIYNYWKLKRKSRHNRELIPPKSEDVEMLARKQEQQDLENHKLVVHLRQDLERVRNLCYMVSRREKLSRSLFKLREQVFYKQLGVLDEAVQQQQAAESSASGSGSGSGNKQQQLQRPALDTDAIIYANDGPTLYDRFYSSTDQHTVPAQYQSLQYILEQLMGKVQARGRASQSPTKRKQAAIKSSPKKKLNNGAISTTTTTTNTTTTTPSTATGAATATTPAAAATTTSANTMANKANKPRGSPRAPATASTAMPCAGRRASKSGTTTAATSSHHKPHKSNATAGGTSAVTSSGSSSSGDSSSAHDSSSSSASSSSSSDSGSASGSASDSGSDSNSNRSYNHNKGSQAATTGKVRKQSYARSVEQRQKQRQRRQSEAAAGASAASGDARTSCSSSSDEDDERRERNRERERERERERERERGKQRVNKSAVPAKSQASKSKHSTTTATAAAAATSTGAAARRKLSSNGTTAAATAAAASTTTRGLAQMDKEMQQQDPGSLSSDESEELLPLKPAEMRRHLTTGNTSSSTANAGSTMATANANRKLGHHIYSDSDSSSTSVHEPEPEEEHAAAESNVSDSQNQQTIRTKAAMKEFVPGTTAATLATGTATATATTTTTTTKSKGNNKANSSKSNATTFPAVDLLVVPQRQAAKKASENMRISTNLATSLLPDASDRLRDPEQSSSASASAGNSSAKSKTKDSSYRNTEVDKARPKELQKSSGKTAGETTAERGKRGRPPKVQKDKEKEKEKEKEKEKEKEKEKDKEKDKEKEKEKDKEKVASSSSSTTTTTATSAPAPKNNEVAKLQNFAVSYVPQRQAAKKAAEQLKNSGAALAKVAQESSTANELSEKDVAPSTATTPATPTTTATPATATTPSSKTSASKQQTTTTPVRRASQPKGAAASTLQRGAPTPVKRRIAAPNLSSSSSGDSDSSSNSSSSNSDSSSSGSGSGTDSDSDSDAVEKRKSTQATASSVAAAAAATPTATSTTAATTSTSTSAVPKRSPRKSLDKPPPVAPLAGRTRQIPQPNRQREHRKKQAPETSPHVPATPKSTASQRRKSSLDDAAKQTTPTTTTPSAPETTKRATRNSKSRPPSPTPPTPVAAVNAKVSTEKPAAATVTTASRRKSRAESPKKTPPNLEHEIAQRKAATGRTTSALDKLLDKKQQQLNNATPTPTPTPTSTPTPPPKLRAPTPIQVPELPAVEVPEVPNEREREREQEQQRLPAEAEAGEQPMDIDEELTTAPTHTQLSASASKLAELSADIDERPPAAPLPASPTPTPSNDELSDDAGSDHSDRRRGNRWRSRRRRRRATRDEDDDDEEEQHTHHTQHLLNEMEMVRELEEERKNELLANASKYSASTSSPAVTVIPPEPPEIIELDSNSNSGEQQQQAQQQQQQQQSHQQQLQQQQQQQQLPPTTPLQVAAPPAEQMPLPCSALELDAGHQPIVDTILEMEDSKYGNNFTSNLSSVASVLNPPNSGPLTTLIGGGSNNNSSSKQISEEDSAQATRNLLEKLRKTKRKAALDECKDSLDLLPPTPAIPSVFPFHNAADPEDLIHAQKELQQQQQQQQQQQQQQQSCLFSSSAPNSVASQMTIKDSPMTANSGGSYANSLANTPTHATPTTNASNNNLGYSNVVNYQATQAALSCYLDKASPHQQQQQQLHLKPTASNGNNQSSAAAAAGAATTTPTPDFVDLAAAAVKNSLSAYGAGAASAMPTQTSSTGNQLTGSGNNNKLSDYDENTRMQSPFGRMQRWNENDLIAARRSSSPSSVSESNDQPPSQLAQQLDKSFFNSYAAAAVSAASGGTAAAAVAAAAAAAAAGGVSANNNNNNNSGSNSAYGSHTPLVNGIDAMSMYNNTPQQQQQQQQTTPTHAQRTPNSQYNGGIYPQLAAMMQQQQQGTPTEAGSQQGMYGNSGTPQQPTTPYVGTPYTTPNMTLTTTPNHQYQLQSPVDGNMPPYPGTLLSSCAEQQMPPMMPPTPPVQAVPLEPVSVPVTVPVNVPVPVAVPLPVSVPVSVPVPVSVAVPKDGVSPSKRSSSKQQKQQQQQQQQQQLQQQQQQQHKSPQLPQGKSPGKSPRQPTALHPPPTPTPPMPSPVANAAPAKYDPLTHTLTGKLRQRAPRGSGAAAGSRGRGRGRGRGRGGAASNAILPLPPPMADYGSNTHIVNNLVGTPFEFNNYDDELAGPGVENLQSLRDRRRSFELRATPNSAGAAGPPTTSYASCKLRGQNKSQATGGTAASNPLMHEIVQPVLPGPVDMRTYNLGFEAPHSTASQEAYQNNLLGAFDSGTADQTLSEFDEEDERQFQSALRATGTGSSSNNTSSNTNNNSGNSSNTSPNKLPTTAATIVAAAAAAVAATAAGVGVGAVSGVGSVGAQPAASSLLNSALHSTEANQSAPSVASNTLVSELVPTMEASMEATSEEVSIDSDTTTLTTKASLSDARNQLKLKIKGPLAYPDLHYSTVTNSSMSSSSLVQANAVQTTVTAQLTATVASTSSSSMTVSGNSRRMRKKELLSLYVVQKDTLNDDSSCGLPAASDSLPLENMRKSDASELDDEQLTGGSSKRFKKNSSSRELRALDANAGLEEQLLPAGAGGGGNDGRRRSACSSGSTDNGKTGAASSAGKRRGRSKTLESSEDDHQAPKLKIKIRGLPAASGETNAGVGLNSESSKYSSYEMTRRACPPKKRLTSNYSTPTLEEIKRDSMNYRKKVMQDFDKGEDNNKRELAGDNETLLVKPKKDKKDKPKKDKKEKKRHKQQLILNSNSSTTNTTTMTTTLIENTASDSPGEKPKLILRINKRKTETTTTTMMTISSSGASQEQPQMEAPLRLKIARVSAGGVYAIGAKSETSKEPTPTSVATTASPAAASELPLLPLVGASPSSGMMMPNSFTPHSQNANASPALLGKDTSTPSPPCLVIDSSKSADVHDSTSLPESGASASVGSGLVGVGGGVVGVGPTTPLCVNVGNYDNSNNSLPSASGSGSSNSCNSNSNNNNSSNSNNNNNNNNNSNSGSGNGTTGGLLPLKKDCEVR, from the exons ATGTCACAAAGAGGTAAACGCGgtaatcagcagcagctgcaaccgccgcagcagccgccgcagcagcagcagcgacaggaTGTTGAACCGCAACCGCCGCCCACGAAGCGACGCAAAGGTCGTCCGCCCAACGGTGCCccaacagctgctgcagcaacaacggcaacagcggcGACAACTGCAGccaccgcaacagcagcagcaaatgcagcaTCATCCTCAAGTACAGCAGGAACAGGAACTGCGTTGGAGCAACATGAGCACAGTCCGCAGGCAAAGTCAGCAACAACGAAGCTGCCGGGCAAGGCTAAATCGGCCAGCAAATGTAAATCGcagggcaacaacagcaatagcaataacaacaccaacaacagcaacaatagcgGCAGCAATAGCACGTGGCAAGCACGCTCCGTGGCCGATATTAAAATGTCGAGCATCTACAATCGCAGCTCAACAGAAGCGCCAGCTGAACTGTATCG CAAGGATCTCATTAGCGCAATGAAATTGCCAGACTCAGAGCCATTGGCCAACTACGAGTATCTGATTGTAACCGATCAATGGAAGCAGGAATGGGAAAAGGGTGTCCAGGTGCCCGTCAATCCCGATTCGCTGCCCGAGCCGTGTGTTTATGTGCTGTCAGAGCCAATTGTGTCGCCAGCGCATGACTTTAAACT tCCAAAAAATCGTTTCCTGCGCATCACCAAAGACGAACACTACTCGCCGGATCTGCATTGCTTGACGAATGTGGTCGCCCTGGCGGAGAACACATGTGCCTATGACATAGATCCAATCGATGAGGCCTGGCTGCGTCTTTACAATGGGGATCGCGCTCAATGCGGTGCATTTCTCATCAATGAAACGCAATTTGAGCGGGTCATCGAGGAGCTAGag GTGCGTTGTTGGGAGCAAATTCAGGTCATACTTAAGCAGGAGGAGGGATTGGGCATTGAGTTTGATGAGAATGTTATATGTGATGTTTGTCGATCGCCCGACTCTGAGGAGGCCAACGAAATGGTATTCTGTGATAATTGCAATATCTGCGTGCATCAGGCTTGTTACGGCATTACAGCGATTCCATCAG GTCAATGGCTTTGTCGTACATGCTCAATGGGTATTAAGCCGGATTGTGTGCTGTGTCCGAACAAAGGCGGCGCTATGAAGTCGAATAAATCGGGCAAACATTGGGCGCATGTATCATGCGCACTCTGGATACCGGAAGTGAGCATTGGCTGTGTTGATCGCATGGAGCCGATTACAAAAATCTCAAGCATTCCCCAAAGTCGCTGGTCATTGATTTGTGTTCTGTGTCGGGAGCGCGTGGGCAGCTGTATACAGTGCTCGGTGAAGACCTGTAAGACTGCCTATCATGTGACCTGTGCCTTTCAGCATGGGCTCGAGATGCGTGCCATCATCGAGGAGGGCAATGCCGAGGATGGTGTCAAATTGCGTTCCTATTGCCAAAAGCATAGCATGAGCAAGGGCAAAAAGGAGGGTGCAAGTGCCAgcagtcatcatcatcatcatacaTCCGCCGCCAGTAGCATgcaaaagaataataaatttgccaGCACTGGCGCCGCTGCTGGCGATGGCAGCAATACGCCCGGCGGTGGCAAAGGTGAGGATCATCGCAGACGCAAGAATCATCATCGCAAAAACGACATGACCTCCGAGGAGCGTAATCAAGCGAGAGCGCAGCGCTTACAG GAGGTGGAGGCGGAGTTTGATAAGCATGTGAATATCAATGACATTAGCTGCCATTTGTTTGACGTCGACGAGGATGCGATCGTGGCCATTTACAACTATTGGAAACTGAAGCGAAAGTCTCGACACAATCGTGAACTCATACCACCCAAGTCCGAGGATGTGGAGATGCTGGCACGCAAGCAGGAGCAACAGGATCTCGAGAATCATAAACTGGTCGTGCATTTGCGTCAGGATCTGGAGCGTGTGCGTAATCTGTGCTATATGGTCAGTAGACGTGAAAAGCTTTCGCGTTCGTTGTTCAAGCTGCGCGAACAAGTTTTCTATAAGCAGTTGGGTGTGCTCGATGAggctgtgcagcagcagcaggcggcagAGAGCAGCGccagtggcagcggcagcggcagcggtaataagcagcaacagctgcaacgtCCCGCATTGGATACGGATGCCATTATTTATGCGAATGATGGACCAACGCTATATGATCGATTCTATAGCTCGACGGATCAGCATACTGTGCCGGCGCAGTACCAGAGCTTACAATATATACTGGAGCAGCTGATGGGCAAGGTGCAGGCACGTGGACGCGCCTCACAATCGCCCACCAAACGCAAACAGGCGGCGATCAAGAGTTCGCCCAAAAAGAAACTCAACAATGGtgcaatatcaacaacaacaacaacgacaaataCAACTACGACAACGCCATCAACGGCAACGggagcggcaacagcaacaacaccagctgcagctgctacAACAACGTCAGCCAATACAATGGCCAACAAGGCCAACAAGCCACGCGGCTCGCCAAGGGCGCCAGCAACGGCGTCTACGGCGATGCCGTGTGCGGGGAGGCGTGCCTCAAAGAGCGGGACGACAACGGCGGCGACGTCGAGTCATCATAAACcacacaaatcaaatgcaacgGCTGGCGGAACGTCCGCCGTTACGTCAAGCGGCAGTTCATCATCGGGTGATTCCAGCTCGGCGCAtgatagcagcagcagtagcgcCAGCAGCAGTTCTTCCTCCGATTCCGGCAGTGCCAGCGGGTCGGCCAGCGACTCCGGCAGcgatagcaacagcaaccgcagctACAACCACAACAAGGGCAGTCAAGCAGCCACAACAGGCAAGGTCAGAAAGCAATCGTATGCGAGAAGCGTTGAGCAGCGAcaaaagcaacggcaacggcgtCAAAGTGAAGCAGCTGCGGGTGCGTCTGCGGCGTCTGGCGATGCCCGCACCAGCTGCAGTTCCTCCAGCGACGAAGACGATGAACGGCGCGAGCGGAATCGTGAACGGGAACGTGAACGGGAGAGGGAAAGGGAGCGAGAGCGTGGCAAGCAGCGCGTTAATAAGTCAGCAGTACCTGCTAAATCGCAAGCATCTAAGTCaaagcacagcacaacaaccgcaacagcagcagcagcagcaacatcaactggTGCGGCGGCTCGTCGAAAGCTTTCCAGCAATggaacaactgcagcagcaacagctgcagcagcgtcCACGACGACACGCGGCCTTGCTCAAATGGACAAGGAAATGCAACAGCAAGATCCAGGCAGTTTGTCCAGCGATGAAAGTGAGGAGTTGCTGCCGCTAAAGCCGGCCGAGATGAGGCGCCATCTAACCACTGGCAACACATCGTCGAGCACAGCAAACGCAGGGtcaacaatggcaacggcaaatgcaaatcgcAAGCTGGGACATCACATCTATTCCGATTCAGATAGCTCGTCAACGTCTGTCCACGAGCCCGAACCGGAGGAGGAGCATGCGGCTGCAGAGAGTAATGTGAGCGATTCACAGAATCAGCAAACGATACGCACCAAGGCGGCCATGAAAGAGTTTGTTCCAGGCACAACAGCTGCCACATTGGCGACGGGCAccgcaacagcgacagcaacaaccacaacgacaacaaccaaaTCCAAAGGCAATAACAAAGCGAATAGCAGTAAGAGCAATGCCACAACGTTTCCAGCGGTCGATCTGCTGGTGGTGCCACAGCGACAGGCAGCCAAAAAGGCATCCGAAAACATGCGCATATCGACGAATCTCGCGACATCACTGCTGCCCGATGCCTCCGATCGTTTGCGTGATCCGGAGCAGAGCAGCAGTGCTAGCGCAAGTGCGGGTAATAGCAGTGCCAAGAGTAAAACGAAAGACTCGAGCTACCGGAACACGGAGGTGGACAAAGCGCGACCAAAGGAGCTGCAGAAATCGTCGGGCAAAACGGCAGGTGAAACAACAGCGGAGCGTGGTAAACGCGGACGACCGCCGAAGGTGCAAAAGgacaaggagaaggagaaggaaaaggagaaggaaaaagagaaagaaaaagaaaaggagaAAGACAAGGAGAAGGACAAGGAGAAGGAAAAGGAGAAAGACAAGGAGAAGGTTGCCAGCTCCAGTtccagcacaacaacaacaacagctacatcTGCGCCTGCTCCCAAGAACAATGAAGTGGCCAAGCTGCAAAACTTTGCCGTTTCCTATGTGCCGCAGCGACAGGCAGCCAAGAAGGCAGCCGAGCAGCTGAAGAACAGCGGCGCAGCCTTGGCCAAGGTTGCCCAGGAGTCGAGCACAGCGAATGAGCTAAGCGAAAAGGATGTTGCGccctcaacagcaacaacaccagccacacccacaacaacagcaacgccaGCAACGGCGACAACTCCGTCAAGCAAAACGTCAGCAAGCAAACAGCAGACAACGACGACGCCTGTGCGACGAGCCTCCCAACCTAAAGGAGCAGCCGCGTCGACGCTCCAAAGAGGA GCGCCGACGCCTGTCAAGCGACGCATTGCGGCTCCGAACTTGTCGAGCTCTAGTTCGggtgacagcgacagcagcagcaattcctccagcagcaacagcgacagttCTAGCAGCGGAAGCGGCAGCGGTACGGACTCAGACAGCGATAGCGATGCTGTGGAGAAGCGCAAGTCGACACAAGCAACAGCTTCgtcagtggcagcagcagcagcagccacgcccacagcgaCGTCCACGACGGCAGCgacaacctcaacctcaacctcagcAGTGCCAAAGCGTTCACCGCGCAAATCGCTGGACAAGCCGCCACCAGTGGCGCCTCTGGCTGGTCGCACGCGACAG ATTCCACAACCAAATCGCCAAAGAGAACACCGCAAAAAACAGGCGCCGGAGACGTCGCCACATGTGCCTGCCACACCCAAGTCAACGGCTTCGCAACGCCGCAAATCCTCGCTGGACGATGCGGCCAAGCAAAcgacgccaacaacaacaacgccatcAGCGCCAGAGACAACAAAGCGTGCCACACGGAATTCCAAGTCGCGTCCACCGTCGCCAACACCTCCGACACCAGTTGCCGCTGTCAATGCCAAGGTCAGTACCGAGAAACCAGCGGCGGCGACGGTGACGACAGCATCGAGACGCAAGTCTCGGGCTGAATCGCCGAAGAAGACGCCACCGAATCTGGAGCATGAGATAGCGCAACGCAAGGCGGCGACGGGACGAACGACGAGTGCGCTGGACAAGCTGCTCGataagaagcagcagcagttgaacaatgccacgcccacaccgACACCAACGCCAACATCGACGCCCACGCCGCCACCCAAGCTGCGTGCTCCAACTCCCATTCAAGTGCCAGAGCTGCCAGCAGTCGAGGTGCCCGAAGTGCCAAACGAAAGggaacgagagcgagagcaggAACAACAGCGATTGCCAGCGGAAGCCGAGGCTGGTGAACAGCCCATGGACATTGACGAGGAGCTGACAACGGCACCGACTCACACCCAGCTATCGGCGAGTGCCAGCAAATTGGCCGAACTCTCGGCGGACATCGATGAGCGACCGCCGGCAGCGCCGCTGCCTGCCTCGCCCACACCCACGCCCTCCAACGATGAGCTGTCCGATGACGCGGGCAGCGATCACAGCGATCGACGTCGCGGCAATCGCTGGCGTTCACGACGCCGTCGACGACGTGCCACACGGGatgaggacgacgacgacgaggaggaGCAGCATACGCATCATACGCAGCATCTGTTgaacgaaatggaaatggtGCGTGAGCTGGAGGAAGAGCGCAAGAACGAGTTGCTGGCGAATGCTAGCAAATACTCGGCATCGACATCATCGCCTGCGGTCACAGTGATTCCTCCCGAGCCGCCAGAGATCATAGAGCTGGACTCGAACTCCAATTCaggcgagcagcagcaacaggcgcagcagcaacaacagcagcagcaatcgcatcaacagcagttgcagcagcagcagcaacaacagcagctgccaccAACCACACCATTGCAAGTGGCTGCGCCGCCTGCCGAACAAATGCCATTGCCTTGCAGCGCTTTGGAGCTGGATGCAGGGCATCAGCCAATTGTGGACACAATACTGGAGATGGAGGATAGCAAGTATGGCAACAATTTCACCTCGAACCTGTCCAGTGTGGCAAGTGTGCTGAATCCACCCAACTCGGGACCGCTTACCACACTCATCGgtggtggcagcaacaacaacagcagcagcaagcaaatcTCCGAGGAGGACAGTGCACAGGCAACGCGTAATCTGCTCGAGAAGCTGCGCAAAACGAAGCGCAAAGCAGCGCTGGATGAGTGCAAGGATTCGCTTGATCTGCTGCCGCCAACACCTGCCATTCCCTCAGTCTTTCCATTCCATAATGCTGCCGATCCTGAAGATCTGATACATGCGCAAAAggagctacagcaacaacagcagcaacaacaacagcagcagcaacagcaacaaagttgTCTCTTTAGCAGCTCGGCGCCTAACTCGGTGGCCAGCCAGATGACCATCAAGGACTCACCGATGACGGCGAATAGCGGCGGCAGCTATGCCAACAGCTTGGCCAATACGCCAACGCATGCTACGCCCACCACAAAtgcgagcaacaacaatctggGCTACAGCAACGTCGTCAACTATCAGGCAACGCAGGCGGCGCTCAGTTGCTACCTAGACAAGGCCTCAccacatcagcaacagcaacaacagttgcaccTCAAGCCAACGGcgagcaatggcaacaatcaaagctcggcagcagcagctgctggggcagcaacaacgacgccAACGCCTGACTTTGTGGActtggcagcggcagctgtgAAGAATAGCCTGAGCGCCTatggagcaggagcagcatcGGCAATGCCCACGCAAACATCGTCGACTGGCAATCAGTTGactggcagcggcaacaacaacaagctgagCGACTACGATGAGAACACACGCATGCAGTCGCCATTTGGACGCATGCAACGCTGGaatgaaaatgatttgatAGCCGCACGACGCAGTTCGTCGCCCAGCTCGGTGTCCGAATCGAATGATCAGCCGCCCAGCCAATTGGCGCAGCAGCTAGACAAGAGTTTCTTCAATAGCTACGCAGCGGCGGCGGTGAGTGCAGCCAGCGGTGgcacagcggcagcagcagttgctgccgcagctgcagcagcggccgCTGGCGGTGTgagtgccaacaacaataacaacaacaacagcggcagcaacagcgcctATGGCAGTCACACACCGTTGGTGAACGGCATCGATGCCATGTCAATGTACAACAACAcgcctcagcagcagcagcaacagcaacagacgaCGCCGACGCATGCGCAGCGCACGCCGAACAGTCAATACAACGGCGGCATCTATCCGCAGCTGGCGGCCatgatgcagcagcagcagcagggcaCGCCCACAGAGGCGGGCAGCCAACAGGGAATGTATGGCAATAGCGGGACACCGCAGCAACCAACGACGCCGTATGTTGGCACTCCGTATACGACGCCCAACATGACGCTGACCACAACACCGAATCATCAGTATCAGCTGCAGTCGCCAGTCGATGGCAATATGCCGCCATATCCGGGCACGTTGCTCAGCAGCTGTGCCGAGCAGCAGATGCCACCGATGATGCCACCCACGCCCCCCGTGCAGGCTGTGCCACTGGAGCCGGTCTCAGTGCCGGTGACGGTGCCGGTGAATGTGCCAGTGCCAGTTGCAGTGCCGCTTCCTGTGTCCGTGCCAGTGTCAGTGCCTGTGCCCGTGTCCGTGGCTGTGCCCAAGGATGGTGTCTCGCCCAGCAAGCGCAGCAGCTccaagcagcagaagcaacaacagcagcagcagcaacaacaacagctgcagcagcagcaacagcagcagcacaaatCACCACAACTGCCGCAGGGCAAATCACCAGGCAAGTCACCGCGACAGCCAACGGCATTGCATCCGCCGCCGACACCAACACCACCGATGCCCTCACCTGTTGCCAATGCAGCGCCCGCCAAATACGATCCACTGACGCACACGCTGACGGGGAAACTGCGACAGCGTGCGCCGCGTGGAAGTGGCGCTGCAGCGGGAAGTCGGGGACGCGGACGTGGACGAGGTCGTGGCCGTGGTGGGGCGGCGAGCAATGCCATATTGCCGTTGCCGCCACCGATGGCGGATTACGGCAGCAACACGCACATTGTCAACAATCTGGTGGGCACGCCTTTCGAGTTCAACAACTACGATGATGAGTTGGCCGGTCCTGGTGTGGAGAATCTGCAATCGTTGCGCGATCGTCGACGCAGCTTCGAGCTGCGTGCCACGCCCAACTCCGCCGGTGCAGCTGGACCGCCCACCACAAGCTATGCCAGCTGCAAGCTGCGTGGCCAGAATAAGTCGCAAGCGACAGGAGGAACTGCGGCCAGCAATCCGTTGATGCATGAGATTGTGCAGCCCGTGTTGCCGGGTCCCGTCGATATGCGCACCTATAATCTGGGCTTTGAGGCGCCGCACAGCACCGCCTCCCAGGAGGCGTATCAGAACAATTTGTTGGGTGCCTTTGACTCTGGAACAGCGGATCAAACGCTTAGCGAATTCGATGAGGAGGATGAGCGACAGTTTCAGTCGGCATTGCGTGCCACGGGaacgggcagcagcagcaacaacaccagcagcaacaccaacaacaacagtggcaacagcagcaacacgtCGCCCAATAAGCTGCcgacaacagcggcaacaatagttgcagcagcagctgctgctgtcgcggCCACAGCAGCCGGAGTGGGAGTCGGAGCAGTGTCTGGAGTTGGATCAGTCGGTGCACAGCCAGCGGCGAGCAGCTTGCTCAACAGCGCATTGCACTCGACGGAGGCGAATCAATCGGCGCCAAGCGTAGCGAGCAACACGCTCGTCTCTGAGCTGGTGCCCACGATGGAGGCCTCGATGGAGGCCACCTCGGAGGAGGTGTCCATAGACTCGGACACAACGACGCTGACGACGAAGGCTTCGTTGTCGGATGCACGCAATCAACTCAAGCTGAAGATCAAGGGACCACTCGCCTATCCGGATCTGCACTACAGCACGGTGACGAACAGCAGCATGTCCAGTAGTTCATTGGTGCAGGCGAATGCAGTGCAGACAACGGTGACCGCACAGCTCACGGCGACGGTGGCCAGCACCTCGTCCTCATCGATGACTGTGAGCGGCAATTCGAGGCGTATGCGCAAGAAGGAGCTGCTCAGCTTGTACGTGGTGCAGAAGGATACGCTGAATGATGACAGCTCTTGTGGTTTGCCAGCTGCATCCGATAGTTTGCCCCTGGAGAATATGCGCAAGTCTGATGCCAGCGAACTGGACGATGAGCAGCTGACGGGCGGTAGTTCGAAGCGCTTTAAGAAGAACTCAAGCAGTCGCGAGCTGCGTGCCTTGGATGCCAATGCGGGTCTGGAGGAGCAACTGTTGCCGGCGGGTgctggcggcggtggcaacgATGGACGGCGACGCAGCGCCTGCAGTTCGGGCAGCACGGACAATGGCAAGACAGGTGCGGCAAGCAGTGCGGGTAAGCGACGGGGGCGCAGCAAAACGCTGGAGAGCAGCGAGGATGACCATCAGGCGCCCAAGCTGAAGATCAAGATACGCGGACTGCCGGCGGCGAGCGGAGAAACGAATGCCGGTGTTGGCCTCAATTCGGAGAGCAGCAAGTACAGCAGCTACGAGATGACGCGACGAGCGTGTCCGCCGAAGAAACGTTTGACCAGCAACTATAGCACACCAACGCTGGAGGAGATCAAGCGTGACTCGATGAACTATCGCAAGAAGGTCATGCAGGATTTCGACAAGGGTGAGGATAACAACAAGCGTGAGTTGGCCGGTGACAATGAGACGCTGTTGGTCAAGCCGAAGAAGGATAAGAAGGACAAGCCGAAGAAGGacaagaaggagaagaagcgTCATAAGCAGCAGCTCAtcctcaacagcaacagcagcaccaccaACACAACAACGATGACCACAACGCTGATTGAGAACACGGCCAGCGATTCACCGGGTGAGAAACCAAAGCTGATATTGCGCATCAATAAGCGCAAGACGGAGACAACGACCACCACAATGATGACCATCAGTAGCAGTGGCGCATCGCAGGAACAGCCGCAAATGGAGGCGCCGTTGCGCTTGAAGATCGCTCGAGTCTCGGCCGGTGGTGTCTATGCGATTGGTGCCAAATCGGAGACGAGCAAAGAACCAACTCCCACCtcggtggcaacaacagcgtcGCCGGCAGCGGCATCGGAACTTCCACTACTGCCACTAGTAGGTGCATCGCCGTCGTCGGGCATGATGATGCCGAACAGCTTTACGCCGCACTCGCAGAATGCGAACGCATCGCCGGCGCTGCTGGGCAAGGATACGAGCACACCTTCGCCTCCCTGCCTTGTGATTGATTCCAGCAAGAGTGCGGATGTGCATGATTCGACGTCGTTGCCGGAGAGCGGGGCAAGTGCATCGGTTGGCAGTGGACTCGTTGGGGTCGGTGGTGGAGTTGTTGGCGTTGGGCCTACGACGCCGTTGTGCGTGAATGTGGGTAACTATGATAATAGCAACAATTCACTGCCATCGGCCAGCGGATCGGGATCAAGCAATtcgtgcaacagcaactcgaacaacaataacagcagcaacagcaacaacaataataacaacaacaataacagcaacagcggcagcggcaacggaaCAACAGGCGGTTTACTTCCATTGAAAAAAGACTGTGAGGTTAGATGA